The Cetobacterium ceti DNA segment TATAAACTTCCCTCCAATAATTATAGTTCTCCAGACCAAGGTCCCTCTGATACAATTTTAGCTACAACCCATTTTTTATCTAAATCTTCTACGATCATTCTTACATCGTCTTTAAAATCAGCTGTAGATACTATTGTAAGATCTCCTGCATCTGCATTTTTAGTACGAACTACACCTATTCCCTCATAAGCTTCCATGATTTTATTAATAAAATCAATATCTTCTCTTCTTGTTTTTATTCTAAATTCATAATTTTGATTTGGCATTTTTTTCTCCTTGAAACCCTTTAAGCTAAAAGGAGGCTGTCTAAAATTAGGAACTTCCTATTTTTAGTTTCCAGCCTCTCCCTTTACCCTACCTTATTTCTTTTTCTTTTCAAATATTTCAGCAAGGTTTATAAACTCTTCAATTGTTAAATTCTCAGCTCTTTCATTCCCTGAAATATTTAACTGTTCTATTACTTCTCTTACTTCATCCTTAGAATAACCCAATGTTGCTAGATTATTTACTATATTTTTTCTCTTATTAGAGAAAGCTGCTTTTACATATTTAAAGAATAGCTCTTCAGATATTCTATTTTCATATCTTCTATCACCATAGAATTTAATAGACATAAATGCTGAATCTACCTTTGGTGCAGGAGTGAAAAACTCCTTTGGTATTGTAAATAAATATTCAGCTTCCCCATAATACTCCACAGCTAAAGTTAATATACTTCTTTCTTTACCTGAATCAGCACAAACTCTCTCTGCAACTTCCTTTTGAACCATAACATACATTTCATCTATCTTATCTCTATTATCAATAATTTTATTAATAATAGGTGATGTAATGTAATAAGGTATATTTGCTACTACCTTAGCTTTTTTTTCAATTAATGGATTTATATCTACTTCTAAAACATCTCCCATTACTAGGTTGAATTTTTCATTAGTAGAATATTTCTTTCTTAATATTTTTTCTAAATCTGTATCAATCTCAATACATGTTACCTTTGCAGCCTCTTGTAAAAGTAATCCAGTCAAAGCTCCCTCTCCAGGACCTATCTCAATAATATGATCCTCAGATGTAACTCCTGAAACTTCCATTATTTTATCTAAGACTTCATCTTGGTCCGTAAGGAAGTTTTGTCCATATTTTTTTTTGTGTTTAAAGGACATTTTCCCTCCTAATTATTTACTAACTTTTCCTACGAATGGTAGGTTTCTATAATACTCATCATAATCTAATCCATAACCTAATACAAACTCATCTGGAATTTCAAATCCAATATATTCTCCAACCATTTCAACTTTTCTTCTGCTTGGTTTGTCTAATAGACTACAAACTTTAATCTCATTTGGTTTTTTACTTCCTAAGAAATTCTTAACATATTGTAAAGTAAGTCCTGTATCGATGATGTCTTCTATTATTAGTATATTTTTTCCTGTAATATCTAAGTCAACGTCTTTTAAGATTTTTACTACTCCTGTACTATCAGTTCCACCATGGTAACTTGATACCTTCATAAAATCCATTGCTAAAGGTAAGTTTACTTCCTTTAATAAATCTGCCATAAACATAATAGACCCTTTTAATAGTCCTAAACAGATTAATTCTTTACCTTCATAGTCTTTTTCAATCTCTCTAGCTAGTTCCTTAATTCTCTTTTGGATCTCCTCTTGAGAAATCATAACATCAACATCAATTTTTTTATAGTTCATCTTTCCTCCCACTTTACTTTTCAATTATGACATTTAATTTATTCTATCATTTAAGATACCATTTATCAAGTAAATATTGATATTTTAAAGGTCTTATGTTATCATTTTATAGATATTTGATGACATAATTAAAAGTGATTTTTAGGAGGATAAATGAAAAAAATAATTGTCATTTTTCTATCCATTTTAGCTTTTTTAGCTTCTATTTTTTTTGCCTTTAACATCTTTTTAAAAGTTTATTTCAATGAATTTTTCTATTATACCCCAGATTTTAAAGGTTTAACTTTAGAAGAGGTAAATAAAATGAATAGTCAAAATATATTTGATATTAAAGTTGCTGGTAGTGAGTACTCTAATTATCCCCCTGGGGAAATTTTTATGCAAGAGCCACATACAAATAGAGTTATAAAAAAAGGTCGTGATATTAAAATATGGATTAGTAAAGGGTCTGATGAGATTGAACTTCCTAATTTACAAGGGAAGAATTTAATTGATATTACAGGTCTTTTACAAAGAGATGGTTTAAACATAAGAAAAACAAGTTATGTTATAACTCCTCTTCCTTATAATACTATTATTACAACTAATCCTCTTCCTGGAGCAAAGGTTAAAAGAGGAGATAGTATATCTATACTTGTAAGTGATGTAGAAAATAAAAAAGTTTCTATGCCTGATTTAGTTGGTATTGAATTTAATAAAGCAAAAGATTTATTAAGTAAAAATTATTTAAGTGTAGGAAATATAACCTACAAAGAAACCGATTATCTAGATCCAGGAATTGTAATTGAAACAAGTATCCCATCTAGAGAAGAAGTTAGTGCTGGTACAGCCGTTGATTTAATTGTAAGTAAATAGGAGGATGGTTCTCATAGAAGGAATAGTTATAAATAAAATTCAAGGATTTTATAATATTAAAACAGAGGATAATAAAGAGTTCTTATGTAAATTAAGAGGTCTTTTAAAACGTAAGGATAAAAAAGAAAATTGTACTGTTGGAGACCATGTAGTTTTCGATGCAGATGGATTTATAACAGAGGTAAAGGAACGTAAAAATCTTTTACTTAGACCTTTAGTTGCTAATATTGATCATATAGTTATACAATTTGCAGCTAAGGATCCTTTAATAGATTATGAACGTTTAAATATTCTTTTATTAAATAGTTTTTACTATAAAATTCCTCCAATTATAGTTGTTAATAAAATAGATTTATTAACTGAAGATGAAAAAGAGGAAATTATCAAAAATTTAGATTTCTTAAAAAATATAGATATTCCATATTTTATGATTTCTACTGAAACTGGTGAAGGAATCGAAGAAATTAAAAATTATATTAAAGATTCTATAACTGCATTTAGTGGTCCTAGTGGAGTTGGGAAATCAAGTATTTTAAATCTTTTACAAAGTGAAAGAGTTTTAGCAACTGGTGAAACAAGCAAAAGATTAAGAGCTGGAAAACATACAACAAGAGATAGTAACTTACTTCCTATGAAGGCTGGAGGATATGTTATTGACACTCCAGGATTCTCTTCTGTAGAGCTTCCAGATATTAAAACTCCTGCTGAACTTATGGGTCTTTTCCCTGAGTTTGATTTAGGTATCGGTTGTAAATTTAGTAATTGTATTCACATAAATGAACCTGGCTGTGTTGTTAAAGAAGCCGTGGAAAATAATCAAATATCTCAAAAAAGATATGATTTTTATAAAAGGTGTTATGACAAACTAAAAAACGAGAGGTGGAATAGAATATGATAAAAATAGCTCCTTCAATACTTTCAGCTGATTTTAGCAAACTTGGAGAGGAGATTATAGCCATAGACAAAGCTGGAGCTGACTATGTGCATATTGATGTAATGGATGGAATGTTTGTTCCTAATATTACCTTTGGTGCTCCTGTTATAAAATCTGTAAGAAATAAGACTGAACTTGTATTTGACGTTCATTTAATGATTAATCAACCTGAAAGATACATTGAAGATTTCGTAAAAGCTGGAGCTGATATAATAGTTGTCCATGCAGAATCTACAATTCATCTTCACAGAACAATTCAGCTTATTAAATCCTTCGGAATCAAAGCTGGAGTATCGTTAAATCCTGCAACACCAATAGATATTTTGAAATACATTATAAATGATATAGATATGGTTTTAGTTATGAGTGTTAATCCAGGATTTGGAGGACAAAAATTTATCGAAAGTTCTATAGAAAAAATAAAAGAAATTAGACAGTTACACGGGACAATAGATATAGAGGTTGATGGTGGAATCACCGATAAAACAATAACAAAATGTATAGAAGCTGGGGCTAACGTTTTTGTAGCCGGTTCCTATGTATTTTCTGGGGATTATAAAGAGAGAATAGACTCTCTAAAGAGGAGGTAATTTTTTATGGATATTAATAAAGTTAATGAAGTCTTAGAAAATTTTTATAAATTATTTTACGAAACTGAGGATTTAGCTTTAAAAAGAGGAATAAAATGTTTAACTCATACTGAGTTACATATTATAGAGGCAATTGGACAGGATTCTTTAAATATGAATGAATTAGCTGATAGATTAGGTATAACTATGGGAACTGCCACAGTTGCTGTAACTAAATTAGGTGATAAAGGATTCATTGAAAGAGTTAGATCTGATGCAGACAGAAGAAAGGTTTATGTTTCTCTTTCTAAAAAAGGATTAGAAGCTTTAAACTATCACAACAATTATCATAAACAAATAATTTCAACTATAACTGAAAATATTTCAGATAAAGATTTAGAGCATTTCATCTCTATTTTTGAACTTATTTTAAAAAATCTTGAAGATAAAACAGAATTCTTTAAACCTGTTCCTGTAACAGAGTTCCCTATTGACTCTACAGTATCAGTTGTAGAAATAAAAGGAACGCCTATTGTTCTTGATTATTTTTCTAACAATGGAATTGAGCACTATTCAATTTTAACAGTTATTCCATCAAAATTTGATGATAAAATAGCCCTAAGAAAAGATGATGGTTCTGTTTTAGAAATAAATATTTTAGATGCTAAAAATATCATAGGTGTAAAGGTCGAAAAATAATGTTATATATAGATGGTATTTCTCTAAATAAAATTGCAAAGGAATTAAGAGAGGAACTTTTAAATAAAAAAATAGGGAAAATTGTACAAACTAGTTCCCTTGCTATTACCTTAAGTTTTGGAAAAACAAATTTTGTAGTTTCAGCTTTTCCAAATCTTTCCCTAGCATATATTTCAGAGAAAAAAGAGGACAACTTTTTAGAAGAAAATACAGGCTTTTGTTTAAATTTAAGAAAACATCTTTTAGGAAGTACTTTACTAGATGTTGAAGAAATTAATTTTGATAGAATTTTAGTTTTTCATTTTTCAAAATTAAATGAACTTGGTGTTGTCAATCATTATAAATTATATTTTGAACCTATGGGAAAACATTCTAATATTATTTTAACAGATAAAAATAATAAAATTATTGATCTAATTAAAAGATTTTCTCTAGAGGAAAATTCTCTAAGATTTTTATTTCCAGGAGTGGAATATTCTCTTCCTATTTTAGAAAAGAAAATATCTCCTATGGATTTAACAGAAAAAGATTTTTATGAATATAAAAATGATGGAACTTTAATTTCAAAAGTAAATGGTATTGGAAAATATCTACTTAATAATTTAGATTCCTATGAAAATTTTAGAAAAATTTTAAATGATACTATTTCACCTAAGATTTTTTATAAGGATAAGGAACTTATTTTAGGAACTGTTTTAAATATTGAGCCTAAAAATTACACAAAGGTTATTAATTTTGAAACCAGTCAAGAAATGATAAATTATTACTTAGAAAATAAAAATCTATCTAATTCTTATAAATTACTAAAAGATAAATTAATAGCTATTACAAAGAAAAATATAAAAAAAATTGAAAGAACTATAAAAACAATTGAAAAAGAGATTGAAGATAGAGAAAATTATGATAGATATAGAGAACTAGGTGATATTTTAGCTGCTTCTTTATATTCTCTAAAAAAAGGAATGGATAAAGTTGACCTTTATGATTTTTATAAGGATGAAATGTGTACTATTTCTTTAGATCCTCTATTGACTCCACAAAGTAATTTAGAAAAAATTTATAAAAAATACAACAAAACTAAAAAGGGATTAGAATATAGTTTAGAAAGAGTTGTTGAATTTAAAAATAATTTAGATTACTTTAAAGGATTAGAACTTTTTATTGAATCCAGTGAGAACTTAGAAAATTTAAAAATTATTGAAGAGGAATTAATTTCTCAAAAATTTATTAAACTTCCTAAAACAAATAAAAAGAAACAAAAAAAACAGATTAAAGAATATAACTATGGAAAAGATGAAATCGATGGTTACACAATTTACTTTGGAAGAAACAATCTAGAAAATGATAATTTAACTATGAAAATAGCCCATCGTGAAGAGTACTGGTTCCATGCTAAGGATGTACCAGGATCTCATATTATTTTAAAAAGTGAAACTTTACCAAAGGATGAAACTTTAATAAAAATTGCAACCCTTGCTGGTAAAATGTCTAGAAGTAATCCTGGGGATAAAGTAACTATTGATTATACAAAGAAAAAATATATAAATAAACCTAAAGGTGCTAAACCAGGTTTTGTTACATATAATATTTTTGATTCTATTATTGTAACTATATAAGAAAAGTGGCCAAAATTTAAATGGCCACTTTTTTAATTTTCTTTAACTCCTATTTCTCTTAAATATTTTAAAATCTCTGTACTATTATATTCCATAGCAGTATCTATTCCATTTTCTCCATAGGATTCATAATTTTTATCTACACCTATATTTATAAGCTTTTTTACTATATCTAAATATCCATTGGCTATAGCTTTTAAATACACTTCTCCTAAGATATTTTCCCCATAAATATTTTTAGCATTTAAATCATAATGACCTTGTAAAAAAATTTCTAAATTAGGTTCTGAATAGGAATAATATACGGGATAATTTCCCTTTTTATCCTTATATGCAAAGGATAAAGGCTCTTTGTTATACATACTTTGCAAAAGCTCACTATTACCGCTTATTCCTGCCCAAAATACAGGAGTCCAACCTTCTCTATCTACTATATTTAAATAAGCTCCCTTTTCAACTAAATAAATTGAATATTCTATAGGCTTATATTTTATAAAATAAGTTAAAAGTGGAGTTCCATCTGTATTTTTATCATTTATATTACTACCACTATTTACTAAAAGTTTTAAAGCTTCTAAACTTTTAACATAATAAATAGGTGTTTGTCCTGGACTTAATTTATCAGTTCCCATTATTTTAATAGGTCCAAGTCCCATATTTACATCTGCCTTATTTTTTAAAAGAACTCTTAAAATATCCAATGAATTATTTTTCAAAGCTAAACTTATTAAGTTATTTCCATCTTTAAATTGGTAATTTGGAGAAACTCCATTTTTAAGTATCTCTTCCATTATAAGAGTATTATTTGTGCTAATAGCTGCGTTAATCTCTTCATCACTATAAACTTTTTGTACTTTATTATTAGAACATCCAAAAAGAAATAAAAAACATATAAAAAATATAAGATATTTTTTCATACTTACTCCCCTTATAATTAAAATAAACCACCAACTTAGGTTTATCACTTTCAATTGGTGGTTTTTATTTTATTATTAATTATCTATTTTTTCTTCTGTCAGCTTCTTTTAAGAATTTCTTTCTCATTCTGATATTTACTGGTGTAATTTCAACTAATTCATCATCAGCAACATAATCTAAAGCTTGCTCAAGAGTAAATCTTCTTGGTGGTGCTAATTTAACAGAATCATCACTTCCTGCAGCTCTCATATTTGTTAATTTTTTAGTTTTACATACGTTTACTACTAGGTCATTTTCTCTGTTGTGTTCTCCAACAATCATACCCTCATAAACATCTACACCTGGATCTAAGAACATAACTCCTCTATCTTGTAATCCATTTAATGCGTAAGGAATAGTTTTTCCTTGCTCTAAAGAAATTAAAACTCCCTTAGGTCTTGTAGGAATTTCTCCCTTGTAAATTTCGAAGTCATAGAATGAGTGGTTTAAGATTCCTGATCCCTTAGTATCAGTTAAGAATTCATTTCTAAATCCGATTAATCCTCTTGCAGGTACCTTGAACTCAAGTCTAGTATAACCATCTGTTCCTGGTTGCATAGAAACCATTTCTCCCTTTCTAATTCCCATTTTCTCAATTACAACACCTGTAAATTGATCTTCAACGTCTACTAAAGCTAATTCGATTGGCTCATGTTTAACTCCATCGATATCTTTGAATAGAACTCTTGGTTTTGAAACTTGAATTTCAAATCCTTCTCTTCTCATATTCTCTAATAATATAGATAATTGAAGTTCTCCTCTTCCTTTAACAACAAAGGCGTCAGGACTTTCTGTAGCTTCTACTCTCATACTTACGTTAGTTTGTAATTCTTTTTGTAATCTATCCCAGATATTTCTAGAAGTTATGAATTTACCTTCTTTTCCAGCAAATGGAGAATCATTTACTTGGAATGTCATTGCAAGTGTAGGCTCATCAATGTCAATTACTGGTAAAGCGATTGGCTCGTTTACATCTGCTAAAGTTTCTCCGATGTCAACTTGCTCCATACCAGCTATTGAGATTATATCTCCAGCAAAAGCTTCTTGAATTTCTACTCTTTTTAGTCCTTCATAACCATAAAGAACTGAAGCCTTTCCTTTGATCATTTTTCCATCTCTTTTTATTAACATAACTTCTTGGTTTCTCTTAATAGAACCATTCATAATTCTTCCAACTGCTAATTTACCTACATAGTTATCATACTCAAGGTTTGTAATTAGGAATTGAAGAGGTTTATTGATATCTCCCTCAGGATCTTCAACGTGCTCTAATATAGTTTCAAATAATGGTTGCATATTGTCAGATTTATCTTCTAACTCTTTCATTGCATATCCATTTTTTCCAGAAGCATATACTACTGGGAATTCAAGTTGTAAATCATTTGCATTTAACTCAATGAATAAATCGTAAACCATGTATAAAACCTCTTCTGGTCTTGATCCTGGTCTATCAACTTTATTGATTACAACTATTGGTCTATGTCCTTGCTCTAAAGCTTTCTTAAGAACATATTTTGTTTGAGGCATTGGACCTTCAAATGCGTCAACTAGTAAAATTACACTGTCAACCATTTTCATGATTCTTTGAACCTCTCCTCCGAAGTCCGCGTGTCCTGGAGTATCTATTATATTAATTTTATAATCTTTGTAGTGAACTGAAGCATTTTTAGAGAATATTGTGATTCCTCTTTCTCTTTCAATATCATTTGAGTCCATTACTCTTTCTGCTACTTTTTCTAACTCGTGGGCAGCGAAAACACCAGCTTGTCTTAATAGACAGTCAACTACAGTTGTTTTACCGTGGTCAACGTGGGCAATTATCGCTATGTTTTTAATTTTCATAGTTCGTTCCTCTCTATATATTAATAATATTTGTAACCTTTAAGTAATCCCTTGGTAACTTCACCAAGTCCCATAAAGTTCCCTTCACAGTATACTCTATATTTACCTTCTGATTTTTTAGTTCTTACTCTTTGTCCATTTAAAAACAAAGTCTTGTCCTTACCAGAATCGATAGTTACCTTTTCAAAATTAAAATAATCTTCTACACTTCTTATGAACTTCAAATTATTTTCTGCCATTAATTCTTCAATTTCTTCTAAAGTAAAACTTTTTTCTAAATTTTCATGACCTACTTCAGTTCTTCTAAGTCCACTCATAGTTGCAAAAGTTTCTAAATCTCTTCCTAAATCATCAATTAAAGATCTAATATAAGTTCCCTTTGATACTTTGCAAAGTATTTTTCCCTTTACTCCATCAAACTCTAAAATTTCTAATTTACTTATTCTTACAGGTCTTTTAGCTCTTTCAATTTCCTTACCTTCTCTAGCTAATTCATAAAGTTTTTTTCCATCAACTTTTATAGCTGAGTACATTGGCGGAACTTGTTCTATGTCTCCCATAAATTTACTTAGAGATTTTTCCAAATCCTCTTTTGATACATGGAATTTTTCAACTTTTTCCAAAATCTTACCCTCTGTATCATAAGTGTCTGTTCTATATCCAAGATCAAAATCTGCTATATAGGTCTTGTCATAGGCCTCAATATCTTGAGCTAATTTTGTAGCTCTACCTACACAAATTACCAATACTCCAGTTGCTAATGGGTCTAAAGTACCAGTATGTCCTATTCTTCTTTCTTTTAAAATTTTTCTTAATTTTCTTATAACGTCAAAGGAAGTAATTCCTGTTGGTTTATCAATCGTTATAATTCCTTCCAAAAGAATCAACTCCATTCTTAAATTCAGACTATATTATATCATATGCAATACATTTTTTGAACAGAGTTTTTTTTTAAAGTTTATAATTATTGCTAGGACTCCATAAAAGGTACTCATTTACCCCTAAATCCTTCATGGCTTTAACCTGTTCTTGTATCTGTTTTGGCCCATAATTTATATGTCCTTTTACCCATGTTGCAGTAAAAGCTTGAATCCAAGGTCTAACTATTGCAGGATGATCTATATTTTCATTTCTATTTATAGAATCTCTTGTTGAATAGTATATTGTTTTATATGGATTTGCATCTGGAACTTTAATTCCATAAGCTCCCTGTCCATAATGACTTGGATATTGCATAGGACACATATAATCTACTACAGAACTCATGGCTTCCCAATACTGTCCTAATCCCATATCATCTGAGAATGTTCCAATTTGTCCATAAGTATCTGCACTTATATAAACCCCTAAAGGAGATAATTTTTTTCTAGCATATTTCAAATATTTTTGTATAGTTTCTGGTTTAGATTCATTAGCTACATTTCTATAATCTAAAAACTTATCTAGTTTTCCTCCATTTGAAGCTGGGAATCTAACATAATCAAATTGAACTTCATTAAATCCAACCTTGGCAGCCTGTTCAGCCACAGCTATATTATAAGCCCATAGATTTCTATCATGAGGAGAAACCCATATTATCCCGTCACTATTTGTAAATGGTTTTCCAGTTTCTTTTTTAATAATAGCCTTATCTGGATTGCTTTTAGCATAATTAGGATCTTTAAATGAAACTATTCTAGCTATTGTATAAATATTATTTTCTTTTAACTTTTTCATAATAGGTTCTATATCTTTAATTGGATTGTATTTATTTGCTCTAGGATTATATTTTTCCATTCCTGGCATTTTCCAAAGTAAAGTTCCATTATCATCTTTCACATCTATTACAAAGGCATTTATTTCAGAAGTGTTAGCTAATTTTATAAGTTTATTTAATTTTCTTTCACTTCCCATTGTATATATATTTAAATATATTCCCTTTACATCAACTCTTGGATTATTTGCATATTCTTTTAATCCTTTATTATAATTAAAATCTAGTCCAGACCATGATTTAGGAAGAGTATCCTTCAAAGAATCAGAAACCATATCACTTCTAATCCATCCCTCTTTATCCTTTAAATCATTTATATACTTCACTTTTATCCAAGTA contains these protein-coding regions:
- the rsmA gene encoding 16S rRNA (adenine(1518)-N(6)/adenine(1519)-N(6))-dimethyltransferase RsmA; amino-acid sequence: MSFKHKKKYGQNFLTDQDEVLDKIMEVSGVTSEDHIIEIGPGEGALTGLLLQEAAKVTCIEIDTDLEKILRKKYSTNEKFNLVMGDVLEVDINPLIEKKAKVVANIPYYITSPIINKIIDNRDKIDEMYVMVQKEVAERVCADSGKERSILTLAVEYYGEAEYLFTIPKEFFTPAPKVDSAFMSIKFYGDRRYENRISEELFFKYVKAAFSNKRKNIVNNLATLGYSKDEVREVIEQLNISGNERAENLTIEEFINLAEIFEKKKK
- the truB gene encoding tRNA pseudouridine(55) synthase TruB codes for the protein MEGIITIDKPTGITSFDVIRKLRKILKERRIGHTGTLDPLATGVLVICVGRATKLAQDIEAYDKTYIADFDLGYRTDTYDTEGKILEKVEKFHVSKEDLEKSLSKFMGDIEQVPPMYSAIKVDGKKLYELAREGKEIERAKRPVRISKLEILEFDGVKGKILCKVSKGTYIRSLIDDLGRDLETFATMSGLRRTEVGHENLEKSFTLEEIEELMAENNLKFIRSVEDYFNFEKVTIDSGKDKTLFLNGQRVRTKKSEGKYRVYCEGNFMGLGEVTKGLLKGYKYY
- a CDS encoding PASTA domain-containing protein, translating into MKKIIVIFLSILAFLASIFFAFNIFLKVYFNEFFYYTPDFKGLTLEEVNKMNSQNIFDIKVAGSEYSNYPPGEIFMQEPHTNRVIKKGRDIKIWISKGSDEIELPNLQGKNLIDITGLLQRDGLNIRKTSYVITPLPYNTIITTNPLPGAKVKRGDSISILVSDVENKKVSMPDLVGIEFNKAKDLLSKNYLSVGNITYKETDYLDPGIVIETSIPSREEVSAGTAVDLIVSK
- a CDS encoding ankyrin repeat domain-containing protein — protein: MKKYLIFFICFLFLFGCSNNKVQKVYSDEEINAAISTNNTLIMEEILKNGVSPNYQFKDGNNLISLALKNNSLDILRVLLKNKADVNMGLGPIKIMGTDKLSPGQTPIYYVKSLEALKLLVNSGSNINDKNTDGTPLLTYFIKYKPIEYSIYLVEKGAYLNIVDREGWTPVFWAGISGNSELLQSMYNKEPLSFAYKDKKGNYPVYYSYSEPNLEIFLQGHYDLNAKNIYGENILGEVYLKAIANGYLDIVKKLINIGVDKNYESYGENGIDTAMEYNSTEILKYLREIGVKEN
- the rpe gene encoding ribulose-phosphate 3-epimerase, translated to MIKIAPSILSADFSKLGEEIIAIDKAGADYVHIDVMDGMFVPNITFGAPVIKSVRNKTELVFDVHLMINQPERYIEDFVKAGADIIVVHAESTIHLHRTIQLIKSFGIKAGVSLNPATPIDILKYIINDIDMVLVMSVNPGFGGQKFIESSIEKIKEIRQLHGTIDIEVDGGITDKTITKCIEAGANVFVAGSYVFSGDYKERIDSLKRR
- the rsgA gene encoding ribosome small subunit-dependent GTPase A gives rise to the protein MVLIEGIVINKIQGFYNIKTEDNKEFLCKLRGLLKRKDKKENCTVGDHVVFDADGFITEVKERKNLLLRPLVANIDHIVIQFAAKDPLIDYERLNILLLNSFYYKIPPIIVVNKIDLLTEDEKEEIIKNLDFLKNIDIPYFMISTETGEGIEEIKNYIKDSITAFSGPSGVGKSSILNLLQSERVLATGETSKRLRAGKHTTRDSNLLPMKAGGYVIDTPGFSSVELPDIKTPAELMGLFPEFDLGIGCKFSNCIHINEPGCVVKEAVENNQISQKRYDFYKRCYDKLKNERWNRI
- a CDS encoding MarR family winged helix-turn-helix transcriptional regulator produces the protein MDINKVNEVLENFYKLFYETEDLALKRGIKCLTHTELHIIEAIGQDSLNMNELADRLGITMGTATVAVTKLGDKGFIERVRSDADRRKVYVSLSKKGLEALNYHNNYHKQIISTITENISDKDLEHFISIFELILKNLEDKTEFFKPVPVTEFPIDSTVSVVEIKGTPIVLDYFSNNGIEHYSILTVIPSKFDDKIALRKDDGSVLEINILDAKNIIGVKVEK
- a CDS encoding DUF4911 domain-containing protein, producing the protein MPNQNYEFRIKTRREDIDFINKIMEAYEGIGVVRTKNADAGDLTIVSTADFKDDVRMIVEDLDKKWVVAKIVSEGPWSGEL
- a CDS encoding putative glycoside hydrolase, which encodes MKKVPEKLLVEQEIKKESIKKNYHYVNSHRVRVYDNLKDKKVIDTLSKGTRVSILKREKIEKYTWIKVKYINDLKDKEGWIRSDMVSDSLKDTLPKSWSGLDFNYNKGLKEYANNPRVDVKGIYLNIYTMGSERKLNKLIKLANTSEINAFVIDVKDDNGTLLWKMPGMEKYNPRANKYNPIKDIEPIMKKLKENNIYTIARIVSFKDPNYAKSNPDKAIIKKETGKPFTNSDGIIWVSPHDRNLWAYNIAVAEQAAKVGFNEVQFDYVRFPASNGGKLDKFLDYRNVANESKPETIQKYLKYARKKLSPLGVYISADTYGQIGTFSDDMGLGQYWEAMSSVVDYMCPMQYPSHYGQGAYGIKVPDANPYKTIYYSTRDSINRNENIDHPAIVRPWIQAFTATWVKGHINYGPKQIQEQVKAMKDLGVNEYLLWSPSNNYKL
- the typA gene encoding translational GTPase TypA, coding for MKIKNIAIIAHVDHGKTTVVDCLLRQAGVFAAHELEKVAERVMDSNDIERERGITIFSKNASVHYKDYKINIIDTPGHADFGGEVQRIMKMVDSVILLVDAFEGPMPQTKYVLKKALEQGHRPIVVINKVDRPGSRPEEVLYMVYDLFIELNANDLQLEFPVVYASGKNGYAMKELEDKSDNMQPLFETILEHVEDPEGDINKPLQFLITNLEYDNYVGKLAVGRIMNGSIKRNQEVMLIKRDGKMIKGKASVLYGYEGLKRVEIQEAFAGDIISIAGMEQVDIGETLADVNEPIALPVIDIDEPTLAMTFQVNDSPFAGKEGKFITSRNIWDRLQKELQTNVSMRVEATESPDAFVVKGRGELQLSILLENMRREGFEIQVSKPRVLFKDIDGVKHEPIELALVDVEDQFTGVVIEKMGIRKGEMVSMQPGTDGYTRLEFKVPARGLIGFRNEFLTDTKGSGILNHSFYDFEIYKGEIPTRPKGVLISLEQGKTIPYALNGLQDRGVMFLDPGVDVYEGMIVGEHNRENDLVVNVCKTKKLTNMRAAGSDDSVKLAPPRRFTLEQALDYVADDELVEITPVNIRMRKKFLKEADRRKNR
- the hpt gene encoding hypoxanthine phosphoribosyltransferase, whose protein sequence is MNYKKIDVDVMISQEEIQKRIKELAREIEKDYEGKELICLGLLKGSIMFMADLLKEVNLPLAMDFMKVSSYHGGTDSTGVVKILKDVDLDITGKNILIIEDIIDTGLTLQYVKNFLGSKKPNEIKVCSLLDKPSRRKVEMVGEYIGFEIPDEFVLGYGLDYDEYYRNLPFVGKVSK
- a CDS encoding Rqc2 family fibronectin-binding protein, with the translated sequence MLYIDGISLNKIAKELREELLNKKIGKIVQTSSLAITLSFGKTNFVVSAFPNLSLAYISEKKEDNFLEENTGFCLNLRKHLLGSTLLDVEEINFDRILVFHFSKLNELGVVNHYKLYFEPMGKHSNIILTDKNNKIIDLIKRFSLEENSLRFLFPGVEYSLPILEKKISPMDLTEKDFYEYKNDGTLISKVNGIGKYLLNNLDSYENFRKILNDTISPKIFYKDKELILGTVLNIEPKNYTKVINFETSQEMINYYLENKNLSNSYKLLKDKLIAITKKNIKKIERTIKTIEKEIEDRENYDRYRELGDILAASLYSLKKGMDKVDLYDFYKDEMCTISLDPLLTPQSNLEKIYKKYNKTKKGLEYSLERVVEFKNNLDYFKGLELFIESSENLENLKIIEEELISQKFIKLPKTNKKKQKKQIKEYNYGKDEIDGYTIYFGRNNLENDNLTMKIAHREEYWFHAKDVPGSHIILKSETLPKDETLIKIATLAGKMSRSNPGDKVTIDYTKKKYINKPKGAKPGFVTYNIFDSIIVTI